A stretch of the Streptomyces sp. NBC_00078 genome encodes the following:
- a CDS encoding alpha-ketoacid dehydrogenase subunit beta, with translation MERVAENLNRALHEAFAADPDLFLLGEDVADPYGGAFKITKGLSSGYPDRVLSTPISEQSLVGVANGLALSGGRAIVEIMFGDFATLAFDQIVNFAAKSVAMYGRRVEVPVIVRCPTGGGRGYGPTHSQSLQKHFIGVPHLSVYEISPFHDSTALLARLLADGEPAVLFEDKVLYTQPMHEPGTDGPFVADFPFGAGGPARLRASDGDDAADCVIIVPGGVARRALAAAGTLFAEHEITCEVIVPTRLYPFDVEPLLPALAGAEVVCLVEDCAAGGTWGTEVAARVYDRLWGQLRRPVVLCSAEAEVIPTAAHLEQTVLPQASDIHRAIWEALHA, from the coding sequence GTGGAGCGTGTCGCTGAGAACCTGAACCGGGCCCTGCATGAGGCCTTCGCCGCCGACCCCGACCTGTTCCTGCTGGGGGAGGACGTCGCCGATCCGTACGGTGGCGCCTTCAAGATCACTAAAGGACTGTCGTCGGGCTACCCCGACCGGGTCCTGAGCACACCCATCAGCGAGCAGTCGCTGGTGGGCGTGGCCAACGGGCTGGCGCTGTCCGGCGGGCGCGCCATCGTCGAGATCATGTTCGGCGACTTCGCCACCCTGGCCTTCGACCAGATCGTGAACTTCGCGGCCAAATCAGTCGCGATGTACGGCCGCCGCGTCGAGGTCCCGGTGATCGTGCGCTGTCCCACCGGCGGAGGGCGCGGGTACGGCCCGACCCACAGCCAGAGCCTGCAGAAGCACTTCATCGGCGTGCCGCACCTGTCGGTGTACGAGATCTCGCCGTTCCACGACAGTACGGCGCTGCTGGCCCGCCTGCTCGCCGATGGCGAGCCGGCCGTCCTGTTCGAGGACAAGGTGCTCTACACACAGCCGATGCACGAGCCGGGGACGGACGGGCCGTTCGTCGCCGATTTCCCGTTCGGAGCCGGCGGCCCGGCACGGCTGCGGGCGTCGGACGGCGACGACGCGGCCGACTGCGTGATCATCGTGCCCGGCGGCGTGGCCCGGCGGGCGCTGGCGGCGGCCGGGACGCTGTTCGCCGAGCACGAGATCACCTGCGAGGTGATCGTTCCGACCCGGTTGTATCCGTTCGACGTGGAGCCACTGCTGCCCGCCCTGGCCGGCGCCGAGGTCGTGTGCCTGGTCGAGGACTGCGCCGCCGGCGGCACCTGGGGCACGGAGGTCGCCGCGCGCGTCTATGACCGGCTGTGGGGCCAGCTGCGGCGCCCGGTCGTGCTGTGCAGCGCCGAGGCCGAGGTGATCCCGACCGCCGCACACCTGGAACAGACCGTGCTCCCCCAAGCTTCTGACATCCACCGCGCCATCTGGGAGGCGTTGCATGCGTGA
- a CDS encoding 2-oxo acid dehydrogenase subunit E2 — MRELLLPKFNNNDEGCVLVGWTVDDGAAVSADAVVAEVETAKALEELVADADGVLHRLVEAGAHCEFGRPVGLLFDSRQERDDYLASPTAAVVITAPEGQGEGEDHDGGPDPILSDAARTLAQDHGIRTEQLRTLGKRVVKASDVQRLIDQGVMDQGAPSVAAGASAASADSVVVSLSPRQRAVAAVVSEAHRSIPAAFAAIAVDLTAFRATRGGGAPYGLVELLVKAIGARHADFPLFFATPGADHTLTLASAANVGVTVDVGTGLFIPVLKDAAHRPIGDLADDLMDFRVSALRQNFREDAFADEGITLSLHNDPDIILAAPIVHPGRTCVVTLCAERSEVALTEDGMPFTRPVTTVAATYDHRYLNGRDAVRFLTAVKQDLETADAIARLAG; from the coding sequence ATGCGTGAACTGCTGCTGCCGAAGTTCAACAACAACGACGAGGGCTGCGTCCTGGTCGGCTGGACGGTCGACGACGGGGCCGCGGTGTCCGCGGACGCGGTCGTCGCCGAGGTCGAGACTGCCAAGGCCCTGGAGGAACTCGTCGCGGACGCGGACGGCGTCCTCCACCGGCTCGTCGAGGCCGGAGCGCACTGCGAGTTCGGGCGGCCCGTGGGGCTGCTGTTCGACAGCCGCCAGGAACGGGACGACTACCTGGCGAGCCCGACGGCCGCCGTCGTGATCACCGCACCCGAGGGTCAGGGCGAGGGCGAGGACCACGATGGCGGCCCGGACCCGATCCTCAGCGACGCCGCGCGCACCCTCGCGCAGGATCACGGCATCCGGACCGAGCAACTGCGCACGCTCGGCAAGCGGGTGGTGAAGGCCTCCGACGTTCAGCGGCTCATCGACCAGGGGGTCATGGACCAGGGGGCGCCGTCCGTGGCGGCCGGGGCGTCCGCGGCGTCTGCGGATTCCGTCGTCGTCAGCCTCAGTCCGCGCCAGCGCGCGGTGGCCGCCGTCGTCAGCGAGGCGCACCGCTCAATCCCGGCCGCCTTCGCCGCGATCGCGGTCGACCTGACAGCGTTCCGCGCCACCCGCGGCGGCGGCGCCCCATACGGCCTGGTCGAGCTCCTGGTCAAGGCCATTGGCGCTCGCCACGCCGACTTCCCGCTGTTCTTCGCCACGCCCGGTGCGGACCACACCCTCACCCTCGCGTCGGCCGCCAACGTCGGGGTCACCGTCGACGTCGGGACCGGGCTGTTCATCCCGGTGCTCAAGGACGCCGCCCACCGTCCGATCGGCGACCTGGCCGACGACCTCATGGACTTCCGAGTCAGCGCCCTGCGGCAGAACTTCCGCGAGGACGCGTTCGCCGACGAGGGCATCACCCTCTCGCTGCACAACGATCCGGACATCATCCTGGCCGCGCCGATCGTCCATCCGGGCCGCACCTGCGTCGTGACCTTGTGCGCCGAGCGGAGCGAAGTCGCGCTGACCGAGGACGGTATGCCGTTCACCCGGCCGGTCACCACGGTCGCGGCCACCTACGACCACCGCTATCTCAACGGCCGCGACGCGGTCCGCTTCCTCACTGCGGTGAAGCAGGACCTGGAGACCGCCGACGCCATCGCCCGGCTTGCGGGCTGA
- a CDS encoding MupA/Atu3671 family FMN-dependent luciferase-like monooxygenase yields the protein MDLSLFYFANDSGGAEADRYRLLLEGARFADENGLAAVWTPERHFHPFGGTYPNPSVTSAAIAATTQRVKIRAGSVVAPLHHALRIAEEWSVVDNISRGRVGVSFASGWHAVDFALNPAAYTNRRTEMYERIEQVRALWRGEAIEVTDGAGNPVKVRSFPPPVQTDLPIWVASVGDVETFRSAGRIGAGLLTHLLGQSPEQLTHNIAEYRKAAAGAGWPGHVAVMVHTYLGEDTDRVRELVRPSLSDYMRSSLGLILTSDLSTGDLEPDEIDMLVERAFEHYFDNVGLLGSVEKGEQVVARLAELGVDEIACLIDFGLPTDEVMTGLTYLKRLQDACGAGTARPAC from the coding sequence ATGGATCTCAGCCTCTTCTATTTCGCCAACGACAGCGGAGGCGCCGAGGCCGACCGGTACCGGTTGCTGCTGGAAGGCGCCCGCTTCGCCGACGAGAACGGCTTGGCGGCGGTGTGGACCCCGGAACGCCATTTCCACCCCTTCGGTGGGACGTATCCGAACCCCTCGGTGACCAGTGCGGCGATCGCCGCGACGACGCAGCGTGTCAAGATCCGGGCGGGCAGCGTGGTGGCACCCTTGCACCACGCGCTGCGGATCGCCGAGGAATGGTCTGTGGTGGACAACATCTCCCGGGGCCGAGTGGGGGTGTCCTTCGCCTCCGGCTGGCACGCCGTCGACTTCGCCCTGAATCCGGCCGCCTACACGAACCGCCGTACGGAGATGTACGAGCGGATCGAGCAGGTGCGTGCCCTGTGGCGCGGCGAGGCCATCGAGGTCACCGACGGCGCGGGGAACCCGGTGAAGGTGCGGTCGTTCCCGCCGCCGGTCCAGACCGACCTGCCGATCTGGGTCGCCAGTGTCGGCGACGTCGAGACCTTCCGGAGCGCCGGCCGGATCGGAGCCGGGCTCCTCACCCACCTGCTCGGCCAGAGTCCCGAACAGTTGACGCACAACATCGCCGAGTACCGGAAGGCCGCGGCCGGGGCCGGCTGGCCGGGCCACGTCGCGGTGATGGTGCACACGTACCTCGGCGAGGACACCGACAGGGTCCGAGAGCTGGTCCGGCCGTCGCTGAGCGACTACATGCGCAGCTCACTCGGGCTCATCCTGACCTCGGACCTCAGCACCGGAGACCTGGAGCCGGACGAGATCGACATGCTCGTCGAGCGGGCCTTCGAGCACTACTTCGACAACGTCGGCCTGCTCGGCTCGGTCGAGAAGGGCGAGCAGGTCGTGGCGCGGCTCGCGGAGCTCGGCGTGGACGAGATCGCGTGTCTCATCGACTTCGGACTGCCGACGGACGAGGTCATGACCGGCTTGACCTATCTCAAGCGACTGCAGGACGCGTGCGGCGCCGGCACCGCGCGCCCGGCCTGCTGA
- a CDS encoding MbtH family NRPS accessory protein, translating to MANPCEDEDGVHLVLVNGEEQYSLWPASHAVPAGWSVAHGADTRANRLEHVSAHWSDMRPASLRERNDDVREVVR from the coding sequence GTGGCCAATCCGTGCGAAGACGAGGACGGCGTTCATCTGGTCCTGGTCAACGGCGAGGAGCAGTACTCGCTGTGGCCGGCGTCCCATGCCGTGCCCGCCGGCTGGTCGGTCGCGCACGGCGCGGACACGCGGGCGAACCGTCTTGAACACGTGTCCGCGCACTGGTCGGACATGCGGCCTGCCAGCCTGCGAGAGCGGAACGATGACGTGCGAGAGGTGGTCAGGTGA
- a CDS encoding phosphopantetheine-binding protein: MTVDSGFRNPMDELVVGKVRELLGNPDIGVGDDFLAVGGNSIIAVRLGQALRQELGISRITGIILKNPLLSDLSDVLSGLVGEAS, encoded by the coding sequence GTGACGGTCGACAGCGGGTTCCGTAACCCCATGGACGAGCTGGTGGTCGGCAAGGTGCGGGAGCTTCTGGGGAATCCGGACATTGGCGTCGGCGACGACTTCCTGGCCGTCGGCGGAAACTCCATCATCGCCGTCCGCCTCGGCCAGGCCCTTCGCCAGGAGCTCGGGATATCCAGGATCACGGGCATTATCCTCAAGAACCCGTTGCTCAGCGACCTCAGTGACGTGCTGAGCGGACTGGTCGGCGAGGCGTCCTGA
- a CDS encoding non-ribosomal peptide synthetase yields the protein MSDSDGNASTGGNSRTVAASSAQRRMYFSWILRPDDTADIWKAVLSVGGDLSIDRLERALMVLYRRHGALRTTYLERDAEVLQVVRDADACDERLWQRLHEEPGLLAFTSYGVAECTVESTLGEIGGQPRQVAGRAAGTSRLYIVDDQLQLLPPLFTGEVCIGGLGVGQGYAGQPAYTSERFVADPFSPLPGQRMYRTGDKGRLRADGQLEFLGRVDDQVKVRGVRVEPGEVEAALLGHPGVARAAVVATGEGTRKAKLVACVVLEDAGGDAATTAGVREFLRDRLPSAMLPDRVELLDAFPITANGKLDCRALAARMASSDPPAGVRPLAAGPSSAEPAVASPADTRARQLCEIVADVLDLPEAGLDDGFFALGGTSLLAMQLTSRVRSVMGRELSIRVVFDATSLRDIAARLGAAESSARPVLQRRGTS from the coding sequence ATGTCGGATTCAGACGGTAATGCCTCGACCGGAGGTAATTCGCGAACGGTCGCCGCATCGTCGGCGCAGCGACGGATGTATTTCTCCTGGATCCTGCGGCCAGATGACACCGCCGACATCTGGAAGGCTGTGCTGAGCGTCGGCGGCGACCTCTCCATCGACCGCCTCGAGCGGGCGCTCATGGTGCTGTACCGCCGGCATGGCGCGCTCCGCACGACGTACCTCGAACGGGACGCCGAAGTCCTTCAGGTGGTGCGAGACGCCGACGCATGCGACGAGCGATTGTGGCAGCGGTTGCACGAGGAGCCGGGGCTCCTGGCGTTCACTTCATACGGCGTCGCGGAGTGCACCGTCGAGTCGACGCTGGGGGAGATCGGCGGGCAGCCGCGGCAGGTGGCCGGACGCGCGGCCGGCACTTCGAGGCTCTACATCGTCGATGACCAACTCCAGCTGCTGCCGCCGTTGTTCACCGGTGAGGTGTGCATCGGCGGGCTCGGCGTCGGTCAGGGGTATGCGGGGCAGCCGGCGTACACCAGCGAGCGGTTCGTCGCCGACCCGTTCAGCCCGCTCCCGGGGCAGCGGATGTATCGCACCGGAGACAAGGGCCGGTTGCGGGCCGACGGGCAGCTGGAGTTCCTGGGGCGGGTCGACGACCAGGTCAAGGTCCGGGGCGTGCGGGTGGAACCGGGCGAAGTGGAGGCCGCGTTGCTCGGCCACCCGGGTGTGGCCCGCGCCGCAGTCGTCGCCACCGGCGAGGGCACGCGGAAGGCGAAGCTGGTGGCGTGTGTCGTGCTGGAGGACGCCGGCGGGGACGCGGCGACCACCGCGGGCGTGCGGGAGTTTCTGCGGGACCGGCTGCCGTCCGCGATGCTGCCGGACCGGGTCGAGCTGCTCGACGCCTTCCCGATCACGGCGAACGGCAAGTTGGATTGCCGGGCGTTGGCGGCGCGGATGGCGTCGAGCGATCCACCAGCGGGCGTCAGGCCGTTGGCTGCCGGGCCGTCGAGCGCGGAGCCTGCCGTCGCATCGCCGGCCGACACCCGGGCCCGGCAGCTGTGCGAGATCGTGGCCGATGTCCTGGACCTGCCGGAGGCGGGTCTCGACGACGGCTTCTTCGCCCTCGGCGGGACATCGCTGCTCGCCATGCAGCTGACCAGCCGGGTCCGCAGCGTCATGGGGCGCGAGTTGAGCATCCGCGTGGTCTTCGACGCGACGTCGCTGCGGGACATCGCGGCGCGGCTCGGGGCCGCCGAGAGCAGTGCCCGGCCGGTGCTGCAGCGCAGGGGGACCTCGTGA
- a CDS encoding acyltransferase domain-containing protein: MTAAGTRPRTGFLFPGQSSEYVGMGVELHREHALFRAGIDRHADQFRRLTGVGPLDVFADPAAQTRAELLQPAVFLLQVALAEFWTSCGVWPDAVVGHSLGEYAAACVAGVFGVEEGLELVSARGLAFAAVPGAGRMVAVGGPDPAELERMVAAQGGAASVAAYNAPERIVVSGTDTAMGELAAAFERRGWLTIPLETTHAFHSALVAPAVPALVAAAGRIRHRAPAVPLALNLTGGWAAGGELGAEYWGRQLTSPVRFMAGVRALMDSGCTAFLEVGPGRTLTTAGRAQSDGNELWLAGLSPRTPDSATALEHLTRLEEAGIPVDWVRYHAPFRAAGRTVGDRPGADRPAPAPSTELPFRIERVVIHESASAAGSGVAVVRHRVGETAREVVDVSVVDDAGRPVVEVFGLELGAGTGEEAGGPDQLSPEEAERLLASLDALTEDQLHALLPLWAGPGASTPVGSTEE; this comes from the coding sequence GTGACGGCGGCCGGAACCCGGCCGCGGACCGGGTTCCTGTTTCCGGGGCAGAGCTCTGAGTACGTCGGCATGGGCGTCGAGCTGCATCGCGAGCACGCGTTGTTCCGCGCGGGCATCGACCGGCACGCCGATCAGTTCCGCCGGCTCACCGGCGTCGGTCCGCTCGACGTGTTCGCCGACCCGGCCGCCCAGACTCGGGCCGAGCTGCTCCAGCCCGCGGTCTTTCTGCTGCAGGTCGCGTTGGCGGAGTTCTGGACCTCGTGCGGGGTGTGGCCGGACGCGGTGGTCGGCCACAGTCTCGGTGAATACGCGGCCGCCTGTGTGGCGGGGGTCTTCGGCGTCGAGGAAGGGCTCGAACTCGTCAGCGCCCGCGGCCTGGCCTTCGCGGCCGTGCCCGGCGCCGGACGGATGGTCGCCGTGGGCGGTCCTGACCCGGCGGAGCTGGAACGCATGGTCGCGGCACAGGGCGGCGCGGCGTCGGTGGCCGCGTACAACGCCCCGGAGCGGATCGTCGTCTCGGGGACCGACACAGCGATGGGGGAGTTGGCGGCGGCGTTCGAGCGGCGAGGCTGGCTGACGATCCCGCTGGAGACCACCCACGCCTTCCACTCGGCGCTGGTCGCCCCGGCCGTCCCCGCGCTGGTCGCGGCGGCGGGCCGGATCCGGCACCGGGCCCCGGCCGTGCCGCTGGCGCTGAACCTCACCGGGGGCTGGGCCGCGGGCGGAGAGCTCGGAGCGGAGTACTGGGGCCGGCAGCTCACCTCACCGGTCAGGTTCATGGCGGGAGTCCGGGCACTGATGGACAGCGGCTGCACGGCCTTCTTGGAGGTGGGGCCCGGACGGACGCTGACCACGGCCGGCCGGGCGCAGAGCGACGGGAACGAGCTCTGGCTGGCGGGGTTGTCGCCTCGGACACCGGATTCGGCGACGGCTCTGGAGCACCTGACTCGGTTGGAGGAGGCGGGGATTCCGGTCGACTGGGTGAGGTACCACGCGCCGTTCCGTGCGGCGGGGCGGACGGTCGGTGATCGGCCGGGAGCGGATCGGCCGGCTCCGGCGCCGTCCACCGAGCTGCCGTTCCGGATCGAGCGGGTCGTGATCCACGAGTCGGCGAGCGCTGCGGGGTCCGGAGTCGCGGTGGTCCGGCACCGGGTGGGCGAGACGGCGCGAGAGGTCGTCGACGTCTCGGTCGTCGACGACGCAGGCCGGCCGGTCGTCGAGGTCTTCGGGCTCGAACTCGGGGCGGGGACCGGTGAGGAGGCGGGCGGGCCGGACCAGCTCTCGCCTGAGGAGGCGGAGCGGCTGCTGGCCTCGCTCGACGCGCTGACCGAGGACCAGTTGCACGCCCTCCTGCCTCTGTGGGCAGGCCCAGGCGCTTCCACCCCCGTCGGATCGACCGAGGAGTGA
- a CDS encoding amino acid adenylation domain-containing protein, with amino-acid sequence MTDYDLRKKLEAALRARAGQARTEHALSYAQSSMLMLHQMDPDSASYNVALTARFTGGFDAAAFHGALQSLVGRHAALRTTFSRAGTDDRDGTTGRQTVHGWLEPDFAELDARQWTEGELREAVRVAYREPFDLVTGPPLRARAYLVAPGEAVVLLAAHHVVCDFWSLGTMLAELEQLYVAETERRPAGLSGRNNPYSDFVAYQRELIADERGARARSYWHAQLSGDLELAKWPRFDLDPADAGGGGSLMFPIPAQLAADVFALAKAEAVTPYVVLLTAFQVLVGRYTGRPDVLVGSPFAGRTDPALAECVGNFVNSVVLRADLSDAVSFREQLGRTRRTVAEAFEHQDYPFELLVSELAPRRVDGRNPIFQAMFIYQKSGRHPAHAALHAAEEGAAPVAWAGLSAAPFPLDKQDDQFELTLEVVHDGDRLVGLLKYRKSVFSAAAAGRAAEHYVTLLRAAVAGPDRSVADLPVLSEAGHGVDRHPVPVSVASDDSLAARFRQAARQHAGRTAVRCGGDQLTYAELDELAGRWTARLRAEGVGPGSRVALLLQPSLDTVAAIVAVQRAQAAYVVLDPSDPAAWCRTVLDDSGAHVVLTQPDLAGLLDGAAVPVLVMPETELPPAGEPGALPRAGDVAHTVYTSGPTGTPQGFDVEHGNVLTLLDSMRTHAAIDESSVGAFLHPAGSDLSLWGTLLAGACLVVVEPGAARSPDLLHTLLVEERVTHLVQTPSALHGLSAVVRRTGAQGLALRHVFSWGDPLPAPLARTVREWCGTLWNTYGPAETTVWATAQPVGPEDCAGTGVPVGLPLANARVHVLDEHGQPVPPEFTGELHIGGPCVGRGYVNQTQLTKERFLDSPLDPQGRLYRTGDLARVNTRGQLEVLGRVDDQVTISGFRVELEGVEAQLDKVSGVRRSTALVVGEGVDDSRLVACVIPEPGWNLTESALGVELRSTLPPYMVPTAIRFFDAFPLDAGQKVDRARLAEQFASMAARTGVAVAPSDHERRVAAAWQQVLQRQDIGREDNFFDLGGNSMLLLQVYELLTGDAADPPLKGSEMFRYPTVASLAARLGEADAAPASAGGGGGRDRDRTSSRRTRLADDTVRGARLRARERGGRNA; translated from the coding sequence ATGACTGACTACGACCTCCGGAAGAAACTGGAGGCGGCGCTTCGGGCACGGGCCGGGCAGGCGCGCACCGAGCATGCGCTCTCGTACGCGCAGAGTTCGATGCTGATGCTGCATCAGATGGACCCGGACAGCGCGTCCTACAACGTCGCCCTCACCGCCCGGTTCACCGGCGGATTCGACGCCGCCGCGTTCCACGGCGCGCTGCAGTCGCTCGTCGGGCGGCACGCGGCGCTGCGCACCACCTTCAGCCGGGCGGGCACGGACGACCGGGACGGCACCACCGGCCGTCAGACCGTCCACGGCTGGCTCGAACCCGACTTCGCCGAACTGGATGCCCGTCAGTGGACTGAAGGAGAACTTCGCGAGGCGGTGCGAGTCGCCTACCGCGAGCCGTTCGACCTCGTGACCGGGCCTCCCCTTCGAGCGCGGGCCTACCTGGTGGCGCCTGGAGAAGCGGTCGTTCTGCTGGCCGCCCACCATGTGGTGTGCGACTTCTGGTCGCTCGGCACCATGCTGGCCGAACTCGAGCAGCTCTACGTCGCCGAGACCGAACGGCGCCCGGCTGGGCTGTCCGGGCGCAACAATCCGTACAGCGACTTCGTCGCGTATCAGCGTGAGCTGATCGCCGACGAACGCGGCGCCCGGGCCCGCTCCTACTGGCACGCCCAGCTCTCCGGTGACCTGGAACTGGCGAAATGGCCCCGGTTCGATCTGGACCCGGCGGACGCCGGTGGCGGCGGTTCGCTCATGTTCCCCATCCCCGCACAACTCGCCGCCGACGTGTTCGCGCTGGCCAAGGCGGAAGCGGTCACACCCTACGTCGTACTTCTGACCGCCTTTCAGGTCCTCGTCGGCCGCTATACCGGCCGGCCTGACGTGCTCGTCGGGAGCCCGTTCGCCGGCCGCACCGACCCGGCGCTGGCCGAATGCGTCGGCAACTTCGTCAACTCCGTCGTGCTGCGTGCGGACCTGAGCGACGCGGTCTCGTTCCGCGAGCAGCTCGGCCGGACCCGCCGCACCGTCGCCGAGGCGTTCGAGCACCAGGACTATCCGTTCGAGCTGCTCGTCAGCGAGCTGGCGCCGCGCCGGGTGGACGGTCGCAATCCGATCTTCCAGGCGATGTTCATCTATCAGAAGTCCGGTCGGCATCCGGCGCACGCCGCCCTCCACGCGGCCGAGGAGGGCGCGGCCCCGGTCGCCTGGGCCGGACTGTCCGCGGCGCCGTTCCCGCTGGACAAGCAGGACGACCAGTTCGAGCTCACGCTTGAGGTCGTCCACGACGGCGACCGGCTCGTCGGACTGCTCAAGTACCGCAAGTCCGTCTTCTCCGCGGCCGCGGCCGGCCGTGCCGCCGAGCACTACGTGACGCTGTTGCGGGCCGCGGTCGCCGGCCCTGACCGCAGTGTCGCGGATCTGCCGGTCCTGAGCGAGGCCGGGCACGGCGTCGACCGGCACCCCGTGCCGGTGTCCGTCGCGTCGGACGACAGCTTGGCGGCCCGCTTCCGGCAGGCCGCGCGGCAGCACGCCGGTCGAACGGCGGTGCGCTGCGGTGGAGACCAGCTCACGTATGCCGAGCTCGACGAGCTGGCCGGGCGCTGGACGGCCCGGCTGCGGGCCGAGGGCGTCGGGCCGGGCAGCCGGGTCGCCCTGCTGCTCCAGCCCTCCCTCGACACGGTGGCCGCGATCGTCGCGGTCCAGCGGGCCCAGGCGGCCTACGTGGTCCTGGACCCGTCCGATCCCGCCGCGTGGTGCCGGACGGTGCTCGACGACAGCGGAGCGCACGTGGTGCTCACCCAGCCGGACCTGGCCGGTCTGCTGGACGGTGCCGCGGTGCCGGTCCTGGTCATGCCGGAGACCGAACTGCCGCCGGCCGGCGAGCCCGGCGCTCTGCCGCGAGCCGGCGACGTGGCCCACACCGTCTACACCTCCGGCCCGACCGGGACGCCCCAAGGGTTCGACGTCGAGCACGGCAATGTCCTGACGCTGCTGGACTCGATGCGTACGCACGCCGCCATCGACGAGAGTTCGGTCGGGGCGTTCCTCCACCCGGCCGGTTCCGATCTGTCGCTGTGGGGCACCTTGCTGGCCGGGGCGTGCCTGGTCGTCGTGGAGCCGGGGGCGGCCCGATCGCCTGACCTCCTCCACACGCTGCTCGTCGAGGAACGGGTCACCCACCTGGTCCAGACCCCCTCCGCCCTGCACGGCCTGTCCGCCGTGGTCCGGCGGACCGGGGCCCAGGGTCTGGCGCTGAGGCACGTCTTCTCGTGGGGCGATCCTCTGCCCGCGCCGCTCGCCCGGACCGTCCGCGAGTGGTGCGGGACGCTGTGGAACACGTACGGCCCGGCCGAGACCACGGTCTGGGCCACCGCGCAGCCCGTCGGGCCCGAAGACTGCGCGGGAACCGGCGTGCCGGTCGGACTCCCGCTGGCGAACGCCCGGGTCCACGTCCTCGACGAGCACGGGCAGCCCGTGCCACCGGAGTTCACCGGCGAACTGCACATCGGCGGACCGTGCGTCGGCCGGGGTTACGTCAACCAGACGCAGCTGACGAAGGAGCGCTTCCTCGACAGCCCGCTCGACCCGCAGGGCCGGCTGTACCGCACCGGCGATCTGGCGCGGGTCAACACCCGGGGGCAACTGGAAGTCCTGGGACGTGTCGACGACCAGGTGACGATCAGCGGGTTCCGGGTCGAGCTGGAAGGCGTGGAAGCCCAGCTGGACAAGGTGTCCGGTGTCAGAAGGTCCACGGCATTGGTCGTCGGCGAGGGCGTCGACGACAGCCGCCTCGTCGCCTGCGTGATTCCCGAACCGGGGTGGAACTTGACGGAAAGTGCCCTGGGAGTGGAGTTGCGTTCCACGCTGCCGCCTTACATGGTGCCCACCGCGATCCGGTTCTTCGACGCGTTCCCGCTCGACGCCGGTCAGAAGGTCGACCGCGCGCGACTGGCCGAGCAGTTCGCGAGCATGGCCGCGCGAACCGGCGTCGCCGTGGCGCCGAGCGACCACGAGCGCCGGGTGGCGGCCGCCTGGCAGCAGGTGCTGCAGCGTCAGGACATCGGCCGCGAGGACAACTTCTTCGATCTCGGCGGCAACTCCATGCTGCTGCTGCAGGTCTACGAACTGCTCACCGGCGACGCCGCGGACCCGCCGTTGAAGGGGTCCGAGATGTTCCGCTATCCGACCGTGGCCAGTCTGGCCGCGCGCCTCGGCGAGGCCGACGCCGCGCCCGCTTCCGCCGGCGGAGGCGGGGGCCGCGACCGGGATCGGACGTCGAGCCGACGCACCCGACTGGCGGACGACACGGTCCGCGGCGCGCGCCTGCGGGCCCGGGAACGGGGAGGGAGGAATGCCTGA